A single genomic interval of Prunus dulcis chromosome 5, ALMONDv2, whole genome shotgun sequence harbors:
- the LOC117628796 gene encoding trihelix transcription factor ASR3-like has translation MALDSIKHEGASSTTSDQVDRQQVPNGSSDDRAKRHPRWTRHETFVLIEGKKVVENAVQKGRSRSSSALGSDHFEPKWDLVSSYCKQRGVSREPVQCRKRWSNLLVDFKKIRNWESQIKGAAESFWVMRNDVRKERKLPGFFDREVYNILDGNAVTATAACPLALFIPVQTDAQSGDGAEEAAAEEEEEEEPGKAANGLQQDMAEDGLCSDSEESEQEETESKKENLMQDSPATTVTTPMPSSGTIKEKRGLDSNTCGEHISQEKRKQRRLAVDGCEANYSDQLIRVLERNNALLNAQLEARNINCHLDREQRKEQSNSLLGAISKVTDALVRIADKL, from the exons ATGGCATTAGACTCAATCAAACATGAAGGTGCTAGCTCTACTACATCTGACCAGGTTGACAGACAGCAGGTGCCGAATGGGAGCAGTGACGACAGAGCCAAACGACACCCTCGATGGACCAGGCACGAGACGTTTGTCCTCATAGAGGGTAAGAAGGTCGTGGAGAATGCGGTTCAGAAGGGCCGCAGCAGATCTTCTTCAGCCTTGGGGTCCGACCATTTTGAACCAAAGTGGGATCTGGTCTCATCATACTGTAAGCAGCGAGGTGTGAGCAGAGAGCCAGTTCAGTGCAGGAAAAGATGGAGCAATCTTCTTGTTGATTTCAAGAAAATCAGGAACTGGGAGTCACAGATAAAAGGAGCGGCTGAGTCTTTTTGGGTGATGAGAAATGATGTGAGGAAGGAGAGGAAGCTTCCCGGTTTCTTCGATCGGGAAGTTTACAACATCTTGGATGGAAATGCTGTGACTGCAACAGCAGCATGTCCACTGGCATTGTTTATCCCAGTACAAACAGATGCACAGAGTGGTGATGGGGCAGAAGAGGCAgctgcagaagaagaagaggaggaggaaccTGGAAAAGCTGCCAATGGCCTTCAACAGGATATGGCAGAAGATGGTTTATGTTCAGATTCTGAGGAGTCAGAGCAAGAGGAGACAGAGTCCAAGAAGGAAAACCTGATGCAAGACAGTCCTGCAACAACAGTCACAACTCCAATGCCTTCTTCAG GCACAATAAAAGAGAAACGGGGTTTAGACTCAAATACATGTGGAGAGCATATCTCTCAGGAGAAACGGAAGCAGAGACGGTTGGCAGTAGACGGATGTGAAGCCAACTACAGTGACCAGTTGATCAGAGTACTTGAGAGGAACAACGCCCTGCTGAATGCCCAACTTGAAGCTCGTAACATAAATTGCCATTTGGATAGGGAACAGAGGAAGGAGCAAAGTAACAGCTTACTTGGTGCCATCAGCAAGGTCACAGATGCTCTAGTGAGAATCGCAGATAAATTATGA
- the LOC117627599 gene encoding probable alpha-mannosidase At5g13980 isoform X1, whose product MALEACFRLLLLLLLFLIAEPKYVQYNTTSRLVPGKLNVHLVPHTHDDVGWLKTVDQYYVGSNNSIQGACVQNVLDSLVPALLADKNRKFIYVEQAFFQRWWREQSEGTQNTVRRLVNNGQLELINGGMCMHDEAAPHYIDMIDQTTLGHQFIKEEFNMTPRIGWQIDPFGHSAVQAYLLGAEAGFDSLFFARIDYQDREKRKNEKSLEVVWRGSKSLGSSAQIFAGAFPKNYEPPTDNFYFEVNDESPIVQDDMDLFDYNVPDRVNEFVSAAISQANITRTNHIMWTMGTDFKYQYANSWFRQMDKFIHYVNQDGRVNALYSTPSIYTDAKYAANESWPIKSDDFFPYADKVNAYWTGYFTSRPAIKGYVRALSGYFLAARQFEFFKGMSKSRPNTDSLADALAIAQHHDAVSGTEKQHVADDYAKRLSIGYNEAEKVVAESLACMTESRSEAGCNSPSTKFQQCPLLNISYCPPSEADLSNGKSLVIVVYNSLGWKREDIIKIPVVSANVTVRDFTGKEIESQLLPLLNASVGIRNDHVRAYLGISPSVTPSYWLTFSATVPPLGFSTYIVSSATQTATSSARRTVYKSEASQNDTIEVGPGNLKLIYSGNKGKLTQYFNSRSSVKESIEQSFSYYAGDDGSVDKQADGAYIFRPNGTYPIQSEGQKLQDHLTVLRGPLLDEVHQRINSWIYQVTRVYKEKEHAEIEFTVGPIPIGDGIGKEIVTKITTSMETNKTFYTDSNGRDFIERIRDYRKDWDLQVNQPVAGNYYPINLGIYAKDNNTEMSVLVDRSVGGSSIVDGQLELMVHRRLLHDDDRGVEEPLNETVCIQDVCKGLTITGKYYLRLDPLGEGAKWRRSFGQEIYSPFLLAFTEQEGDTWTSSHVTTFSWMDPSYVLPDNVAIITLQELEDGKLLFRLAHLYEIEEDKDLSVMASVELKKVFADKKINKVAEMSLSANQERAEMEKKRLTWKVEGSSEEEDAAKVMRGGPVDPTKLVVDVAPMEIRTFIIDFYSKH is encoded by the exons ATGGCGCTTGAAGCTTGCTTTCGGCTGCTCTTGCtactgcttctgtttctaattGCAGAACCCAAGTATGTGCAGTACAATACGACGTCGCGCCTCGTCCCCGGGAAGCTCAACGTTCATTTAGTCCCTCACACCCACGACGACGTCGGATGGTTGAAGACCGTTGACCAGTACTATGTTGGCTCCAACAATTCCATTCAG GGAGCTTGTGTTCAAAACGTGCTGGATTCTTTGGTTCCCGCATTGCTGGCCGATAAGAACCGCAAGTTCATATATGTTGAGCAG GCGTTTTTTCAACGTTGGTGGAGAGAGCAGAGTGAGGGAACCCAGAACACGGTCAGGCGGCTAGTCAACAATGGTCAACTGGAACTCAT AAATGGGGGGATGTGCATGCATGATGAGGCTGCTCCTCATTACATCGATATGATCGATCAGACGACCCTCGGGCATCAATTTATTAAAGAAGAATTCAATATGACTCCAAGAATTGGCTGGCAAATCGACCCATTTGGACATTCTGCAGTGCAGGCTTACCTTTTGGGGGCCGAG GCTGGATTTGACTCTCTTTTCTTTGCGCGAATCGACTACCAAGACAGAGAGAAACGGAAAAATGAGAAAAGCCTTGAGGTTGTCTGGAGGGGTTCTAAGAGTCTCGGTTCATCTGCACAG ATTTTTGCTGGTGCATTCCCTAAGAATTATGAACCTCCTACTGATAATTTCTACTTTGAAGTTAATGACGAATCCCCTATTGTGCAA GATGATATGGATCTGTTTGACTACAATGTGCCCGATCGCGTTAATGAGTTTGTATCTGCTGCAATATCACAA GCAAACATTACTCGTACAAATCATATCATGTGGACCATGGGAACGGACTTCAAGTATCAGTATGCTAATTCATGGTTCAGGCAGATGGATAAGTTCATTCATTATGTGAATCAA GATGGACGTGTCAATGCCCTATACTCAACCCCATCAATATACACTGATGCCAAGTATGCAGCAAATGAATCCTGGCCGATCAAGAGTGACGACTTCTTTCC ATATGCTGACAAAGTGAATGCTTACTGGACTGGATATTTTACAAGCAGGCCAGCCATAAAAGGCTATGTTAGAGCTTTGAGCGGCTACTTTTTG GCAGCAAGACAATTTGAGTTTTTTAAGGGAATGAGTAAATCGAGGCCTAACACAGATTCTTTGGCTGATGCATTAGCAATTGCTCAACATCATGATGCAGTTAGTGGCACAGAGAAACAGCATGTGGCTGATGACTATGCAAAACGACTTTCAATAGGTTACAATGAG GCTGAGAAGGTTGTTGCAGAATCACTTGCTTGCATGACAGAGTCGAGATCAGAAGCTGGCTGCAATAGTCCATCAACTAAGTTTCAACAG TGTCCACTTCTGAATATTAGCTATTGCCCCCCATCAGAAGCTGATCTGTCAAATGGGAAATCGCTG GTTATTGTTGTCTATAACTCTCTTGGATGGAAGAGAGAGGATATCATCAAGATTCCT GTTGTCAGTGCAAATGTCACTGTAAGGGACTTTAcaggaaaagaaattgaatCACAACTCCTACCTCTGCTTAATGCGTCAGTCGGCATAAGAAATGACCATGTTAGGGCATATCTGGGAATATCTCCAAGTGTGACCCCAAGTTATTGGCTTACATTTTCAGCAACTGTACCACCTCTTGGTTTTAGCACTTACATTGTCTCAAGTGCCACACAGACAG CTACTAGTTCAGCGAGACGAACAGTATACAAGTCAGAAGCAAGTCAAAATGATACCATAGAAGTTGGGCCAGGAAACTTGAAACTTATTTATTCTGGAAATAAAGGGAAACTTACTCAATACTTTAACAGTAGAAGCTCG GTCAAAGAGTCAATAGAACAATCATTCAGCTACTACGCTGGAGATGATGGAAGTGTGGATAAACAG GCTGATGGAGCATACATCTTCCGCCCTAATGGTACATATCCCATCCAGTCTGAAGGACAG AAATTGCAGGATCATTTAACTGTTCTGAGGGGACCATTGCTAGATGAAGTACATCAGAGGATCAACTCTTGGATATATCAG GTCACTAGAGTGTACAAGGAAAAAGAGCATGCTGAGATTGAATTTACA GTTGGGCCTATACCAATTGGTGATGGAATTGGAAAAGAGATTGTAACTAAGATTACAACCAGCATGGAAACTAACAAAACATTCTATACAGATTCCAACGGGCGTGATTTTATTGAAAGA ATTCGAGACTATAGAAAAGACTGGGACTTGCAAGTGAATCAACCTGTTGCAGGAAATTATTATCCg ATTAACCTCGGAATCTATGCGAAAGATAACAACACAGAGATGTCAGTACTAGTAGATAGATCTGTAGGTGGATCCAGCATTGTGGATGGGCAATTGGAACTGATGGTTCACAG GAGGTTGCTCCATGATGATGACAGAGGTGTTGAAGAACCACTAAATGAAACTGTGTGCATTCAAGATGTTTGCAAAGGACTAACA ATCACGGGAAAGTACTATCTCAGACTCGATCCTCTAGGAGAGGGCGCTAAATGGCGTCGATCATTTGGTCAGGAGATATATTCTCCATTTCTTTTAGCCTTTACAGAACAG GAAGGAGATACCTGGACAAGTTCTCATGTGACAACCTTTTCATGGATGGATCCTTCCTACGTTTTACCTGATAATGTTGCAATAATAACCCTCCAG GAGCTGGAGGATGGGAAACTTCTGTTTCGTCTCGCACATTTATACGAG ATTGAAGAGGATAAGGATCTTTCAGTTATGGCAAGTGTAGAGCTCAAAAAGGTGTTTGCAGATAAGAAG ATAAACAAAGTGGCAGAAATGAGTTTATCTGCTAACCAAGAAAGAGcagagatggagaagaagagactGACGTGGAAAGTGGAAGGCTCctctgaagaagaagatgcgGCCAAAGTGATGAGGGGAGGGCCTGTTGATCCAACAAAGCTGGTGGTGGATGTTGCTCCAATGGAAATTCGAACATTCATCATCGACTTCTATTCCAAGCATTAG
- the LOC117628795 gene encoding magnesium protoporphyrin IX methyltransferase, chloroplastic codes for MASSASLSSPLHFHNPHPRFSPKPSTTLRPTTTATKPLFAIPPPLTAVADVDSATIAAIGGGSVAALAAALSLADPERRRRLQAEEVGGGDKEVVKDYFNKSGFERWKKIYGETDDVNRVQRDIRLGHSKTVENVMKMLTDEGKLEGVTVCDAGCGTGCLAIPLAKEGAVVTAADISAAMVAEAEKQAREQLQLSNRGFSGGPVMPKFEVKDLESLDGKYDTVVCLDVLIHYPQSKADAMIAHLASLAENRLLISFAPKTLYYDLLKRIGELFPGPSKATRAYLHAEADVERALKKVGWRIRKRGLTTTQFYFSRLVEAVPAK; via the exons atggcaTCTTCAGCCTCACTATCTTCCCCACTCCACTTCCACAACCCACACCCCAGATTCTCCCCAAAACCCTCTACCACCCTAAgacccaccaccaccgccaccaaGCCCCTCTTCGCCATCCCGCCGCCCCTCACAGCCGTCGCCGACGTCGACAGCGCCACCATCGCCGCTATCGGAGGCGGCTCGGTAGCCGCACTCGCCGCCGCGCTCTCCTTAGCCGACCCAGAGAGGCGCCGTCGCCTCCAAGCCGAGGAGGTCGGCGGCGGCGATAAGGAGGTGGTGAAGGACTACTTCAACAAGTCCGGGTTCGAGCGGTGGAAGAAGATATATGGCGAGACGGATGACGTCAACAGGGTTCAGAGAGATATCAGGCTTGGGCACTCCAAGACCGTTGAAAATGTGATGAAGATGCTGACCGATGAAGGAAAGCTTGAAGGGGTTACTGTGTGTGACGCTGGGTGCGGGACGGGCTGTTTGGCGATTCCGCTGGCGAAGGAAGGTGCCGTTGTCACTGCTGCTGATATTTCAGCTGCCATGGTTGCTGAGGCTGAGAAGCAG GCAAGAGAGCAGCTTCAGTTGAGCAATCGTGGGTTCTCAGGAGGGCCAGTAATGCCAAAATTTGAAGTGAAGGATTTAGAGAGCTTGGATGGGAAGTATGACACAGTGGTCTGTCTAGATGTTTTGATTCATTACCCACAGAGCAAGGCTGATGCGATGATTGCCCATCTTGCTTCATTGGCTGAAAATAGATTACTTATCAGTTTTGCACCAAAGACATTGTATTATGATTTGCTAAAGAGGATAGGAGAGTTGTTCCCGGGGCCTTCGAAGGCAACGAGGGCATATCTACACGCGGAGGCAGATGTTGAGAGGGCTTTAAAGAAGGTTGGGTGGAGGATAAGGAAGAGAGGACTAACCACtacacaattttatttttcgaGGCTGGTTGAGGCTGTTCCTGCTAAATAA
- the LOC117628270 gene encoding protein MHF1 homolog, with product MGREEEDSVSELLRDRFRVSTISIAEAEAKRNDMEISGPVMTCIADLAFKFTEQLAKDLELFAQHAGRKTANMEDVILSAHRNEHLAALLRSFSNDLKAREPQSERKRKKSSKKEDQATTSVVHIPDS from the exons atggggagggaagaagaagactcggTGAGCGAGCTTTTGAGAGATCGATTCAGAGTCTCCACCATCTCTATCGCCGAAGCCGAAG CGAAGAGAAACGACATGGAAATTTCGGGACCCGTGATGACTTGCATTGCCGATTTGGCCTTCAAATTTACTG AACAGTTGGCAAAGGACCTGGAGTTATTTGCCCAACACGCTGGTCGTAAAACTGCAAACATGGAAGATGTCATACTTTCTG CACATAGAAATGAACATCTGGCTGCCTTATTGAGGTCCTTCAGCAATGATCTGAAAGCCAGAGAGCCCCAATctgagaggaagagaaagaaatcaTCAAAAAAGGAAGACCAAGCAACTACCAGCGTAGTCCATATTCCAGATTCTTAG
- the LOC117627599 gene encoding probable alpha-mannosidase At5g13980 isoform X2 has product MALEACFRLLLLLLLFLIAEPKYVQYNTTSRLVPGKLNVHLVPHTHDDVGWLKTVDQYYVGSNNSIQGACVQNVLDSLVPALLADKNRKFIYVEQAFFQRWWREQSEGTQNTVRRLVNNGQLELINGGMCMHDEAAPHYIDMIDQTTLGHQFIKEEFNMTPRIGWQIDPFGHSAVQAYLLGAEAGFDSLFFARIDYQDREKRKNEKSLEVVWRGSKSLGSSAQIFAGAFPKNYEPPTDNFYFEVNDESPIVQDDMDLFDYNVPDRVNEFVSAAISQANITRTNHIMWTMGTDFKYQYANSWFRQMDKFIHYVNQDGRVNALYSTPSIYTDAKYAANESWPIKSDDFFPYADKVNAYWTGYFTSRPAIKGYVRALSGYFLAARQFEFFKGMSKSRPNTDSLADALAIAQHHDAVSGTEKQHVADDYAKRLSIGYNEAEKVVAESLACMTESRSEAGCNSPSTKFQQCPLLNISYCPPSEADLSNGKSLVIVVYNSLGWKREDIIKIPVVSANVTVRDFTGKEIESQLLPLLNASVGIRNDHVRAYLGISPSVTPSYWLTFSATVPPLGFSTYIVSSATQTATSSARRTVYKSEASQNDTIEVGPGNLKLIYSGNKGKLTQYFNSRSSVKESIEQSFSYYAGDDGSVDKQADGAYIFRPNGTYPIQSEGQDHLTVLRGPLLDEVHQRINSWIYQVTRVYKEKEHAEIEFTVGPIPIGDGIGKEIVTKITTSMETNKTFYTDSNGRDFIERIRDYRKDWDLQVNQPVAGNYYPINLGIYAKDNNTEMSVLVDRSVGGSSIVDGQLELMVHRRLLHDDDRGVEEPLNETVCIQDVCKGLTITGKYYLRLDPLGEGAKWRRSFGQEIYSPFLLAFTEQEGDTWTSSHVTTFSWMDPSYVLPDNVAIITLQELEDGKLLFRLAHLYEIEEDKDLSVMASVELKKVFADKKINKVAEMSLSANQERAEMEKKRLTWKVEGSSEEEDAAKVMRGGPVDPTKLVVDVAPMEIRTFIIDFYSKH; this is encoded by the exons ATGGCGCTTGAAGCTTGCTTTCGGCTGCTCTTGCtactgcttctgtttctaattGCAGAACCCAAGTATGTGCAGTACAATACGACGTCGCGCCTCGTCCCCGGGAAGCTCAACGTTCATTTAGTCCCTCACACCCACGACGACGTCGGATGGTTGAAGACCGTTGACCAGTACTATGTTGGCTCCAACAATTCCATTCAG GGAGCTTGTGTTCAAAACGTGCTGGATTCTTTGGTTCCCGCATTGCTGGCCGATAAGAACCGCAAGTTCATATATGTTGAGCAG GCGTTTTTTCAACGTTGGTGGAGAGAGCAGAGTGAGGGAACCCAGAACACGGTCAGGCGGCTAGTCAACAATGGTCAACTGGAACTCAT AAATGGGGGGATGTGCATGCATGATGAGGCTGCTCCTCATTACATCGATATGATCGATCAGACGACCCTCGGGCATCAATTTATTAAAGAAGAATTCAATATGACTCCAAGAATTGGCTGGCAAATCGACCCATTTGGACATTCTGCAGTGCAGGCTTACCTTTTGGGGGCCGAG GCTGGATTTGACTCTCTTTTCTTTGCGCGAATCGACTACCAAGACAGAGAGAAACGGAAAAATGAGAAAAGCCTTGAGGTTGTCTGGAGGGGTTCTAAGAGTCTCGGTTCATCTGCACAG ATTTTTGCTGGTGCATTCCCTAAGAATTATGAACCTCCTACTGATAATTTCTACTTTGAAGTTAATGACGAATCCCCTATTGTGCAA GATGATATGGATCTGTTTGACTACAATGTGCCCGATCGCGTTAATGAGTTTGTATCTGCTGCAATATCACAA GCAAACATTACTCGTACAAATCATATCATGTGGACCATGGGAACGGACTTCAAGTATCAGTATGCTAATTCATGGTTCAGGCAGATGGATAAGTTCATTCATTATGTGAATCAA GATGGACGTGTCAATGCCCTATACTCAACCCCATCAATATACACTGATGCCAAGTATGCAGCAAATGAATCCTGGCCGATCAAGAGTGACGACTTCTTTCC ATATGCTGACAAAGTGAATGCTTACTGGACTGGATATTTTACAAGCAGGCCAGCCATAAAAGGCTATGTTAGAGCTTTGAGCGGCTACTTTTTG GCAGCAAGACAATTTGAGTTTTTTAAGGGAATGAGTAAATCGAGGCCTAACACAGATTCTTTGGCTGATGCATTAGCAATTGCTCAACATCATGATGCAGTTAGTGGCACAGAGAAACAGCATGTGGCTGATGACTATGCAAAACGACTTTCAATAGGTTACAATGAG GCTGAGAAGGTTGTTGCAGAATCACTTGCTTGCATGACAGAGTCGAGATCAGAAGCTGGCTGCAATAGTCCATCAACTAAGTTTCAACAG TGTCCACTTCTGAATATTAGCTATTGCCCCCCATCAGAAGCTGATCTGTCAAATGGGAAATCGCTG GTTATTGTTGTCTATAACTCTCTTGGATGGAAGAGAGAGGATATCATCAAGATTCCT GTTGTCAGTGCAAATGTCACTGTAAGGGACTTTAcaggaaaagaaattgaatCACAACTCCTACCTCTGCTTAATGCGTCAGTCGGCATAAGAAATGACCATGTTAGGGCATATCTGGGAATATCTCCAAGTGTGACCCCAAGTTATTGGCTTACATTTTCAGCAACTGTACCACCTCTTGGTTTTAGCACTTACATTGTCTCAAGTGCCACACAGACAG CTACTAGTTCAGCGAGACGAACAGTATACAAGTCAGAAGCAAGTCAAAATGATACCATAGAAGTTGGGCCAGGAAACTTGAAACTTATTTATTCTGGAAATAAAGGGAAACTTACTCAATACTTTAACAGTAGAAGCTCG GTCAAAGAGTCAATAGAACAATCATTCAGCTACTACGCTGGAGATGATGGAAGTGTGGATAAACAG GCTGATGGAGCATACATCTTCCGCCCTAATGGTACATATCCCATCCAGTCTGAAGGACAG GATCATTTAACTGTTCTGAGGGGACCATTGCTAGATGAAGTACATCAGAGGATCAACTCTTGGATATATCAG GTCACTAGAGTGTACAAGGAAAAAGAGCATGCTGAGATTGAATTTACA GTTGGGCCTATACCAATTGGTGATGGAATTGGAAAAGAGATTGTAACTAAGATTACAACCAGCATGGAAACTAACAAAACATTCTATACAGATTCCAACGGGCGTGATTTTATTGAAAGA ATTCGAGACTATAGAAAAGACTGGGACTTGCAAGTGAATCAACCTGTTGCAGGAAATTATTATCCg ATTAACCTCGGAATCTATGCGAAAGATAACAACACAGAGATGTCAGTACTAGTAGATAGATCTGTAGGTGGATCCAGCATTGTGGATGGGCAATTGGAACTGATGGTTCACAG GAGGTTGCTCCATGATGATGACAGAGGTGTTGAAGAACCACTAAATGAAACTGTGTGCATTCAAGATGTTTGCAAAGGACTAACA ATCACGGGAAAGTACTATCTCAGACTCGATCCTCTAGGAGAGGGCGCTAAATGGCGTCGATCATTTGGTCAGGAGATATATTCTCCATTTCTTTTAGCCTTTACAGAACAG GAAGGAGATACCTGGACAAGTTCTCATGTGACAACCTTTTCATGGATGGATCCTTCCTACGTTTTACCTGATAATGTTGCAATAATAACCCTCCAG GAGCTGGAGGATGGGAAACTTCTGTTTCGTCTCGCACATTTATACGAG ATTGAAGAGGATAAGGATCTTTCAGTTATGGCAAGTGTAGAGCTCAAAAAGGTGTTTGCAGATAAGAAG ATAAACAAAGTGGCAGAAATGAGTTTATCTGCTAACCAAGAAAGAGcagagatggagaagaagagactGACGTGGAAAGTGGAAGGCTCctctgaagaagaagatgcgGCCAAAGTGATGAGGGGAGGGCCTGTTGATCCAACAAAGCTGGTGGTGGATGTTGCTCCAATGGAAATTCGAACATTCATCATCGACTTCTATTCCAAGCATTAG
- the LOC117628722 gene encoding signal recognition particle subunit SRP68: MGKDSQASSAMEIDDLKSNSSDQIAPKFSINVLQLLKSAQMQHGLRHGDYTRYRRYCTARLRRLYKSLKFTHGRGKYTRRAITESTVTEVRFLHVVLYTAERAWSHAMEKRQVLDGPNARQRIYLIGRLRKAVKWATLFAQLCAIKGDSRTSLEAEAYASFMKGSLLFEQDQNWDTALMNFKSARAVYEELAKYGDLESQVLCRERVEELEPSIRYCLHKVGESNLQASELLQIGEMEGPALDLFKAKLEAVMAEARSQQAASMTEFHWLGHRFPISNPKTRVSILKAQELEKDVLGSSANSLPPEKKLGIFDKIFTAYHEARSCIRNDLASAGNSENVKDDLNGLDKAVSAVLGQRTIERNQLLVNNAKSKLTKRRDDKNEKATKPEELVRLYDLLLQNTSDLSDLVSSGRDRKPEEVAFTEDCELKSLAFRAERCFFLGRSYSLAGKRVEAYALYCHARSLAETALQKFQAVNNGDQMIIEELKILYDECRSNSCIEHATGIMEELKAPENLSKKISSINLTGVDKKVEKFLLEKLDVYESAVGESNVKSAPRIEAFPPSFQSITRNPIVLDLAYNHIDFPSLQHRMRKDKSGFLSRFWG; this comes from the exons ATGGGGAAAGATAGCCAGGCGTCGTCGGCTATGGAAATCGACGACCTCAAGTCAAATAGCTCCGATCAGATCGCCCCTAAATTCTCCATTAACG TGTTGCAGCTCTTGAAATCTGCTCAGATGCAGCATGGTTTGCGCCACGGCGATTACACTCGCTATCG gagGTATTGCACTGCTCGGTTGAGGAGGTTGTATAAGTCATTGAAGTTCACTCATGGCCGTGGTAAATACACCCGCAGAGCCATAACTGAATCTACTGTCACTGAAGTGag GTTTCTTCATGTTGTTCTTTATACGGCGGAGAGAGCTTGGAGCCATGCCATGGAAAAAAGACAGGTTCTGGATGGTCCAAATGCTCGTCAACGGATCTATCTAATTGGTAGGCTGAGGAAGGCGGTAAAATGGGCTACTCTCTTTGCACAGTTGTGTGCAATCAAAGGAGATTCCAGAACTTCTTTAGAAGCTGAG GCTTATGCCTCCTTTATGAAAGGGAGCTTGCTGTTTGAACAAGATCAAAATTGGGACACAGCATTAATGAATTTCAAAAGTGCCAG GGCTGTTTATGAGGAACTTGCGAAATATGGAGACCTGGAGAGTCAAGTTTTGTGCCGTGAGCGTGTTGAAGAATTAGAACCTAGTATTCGATACTGCCTGCACAAGGTTGGAGAGTCAAATCTACAAGCCTCCGAACTTCTACAAATTGGTGAGATGGAAGGACCTGCTCTTGACCTCTTCAAGGCTAAGTTGGAG GCTGTTATGGCTGAGGCAAGATCTCAACAGGCTGCCTCCATGACAGAGTTTCATTGGCTTGGTCATAGATTTCCAATATCGAATCCAAAAACTcgagtttccattttaaaag CTCAAGAATTGGAGAAAGATGTACTTGGTTCATCAGCTAATTCACTCCCACCAGAGAAAAAACTAGGCATTTTTGACAAAATCTTTACTGCATACCATGAGGCAAGGAGCTGCATTCGCAATGACTTG GCCAGTGCAGGTAATTCTGAAAATGTAAAGGATGACCTTAATGGCCTCGACAAAGCTGTTAGTGCTGTTTTAGGACAACGAACTATTGAGCGCAACCAACTGTTAGTTAACAATGCAAAGAGTAAACTCACCAAACGACGTGATGACAAAAACGAGAAAGCTACTAAGCCTGAAGAGCTCGTTCGGTTATATGATCTCTTATTACAG AATACATCCGATCTTTCAGATTTAGTCAGTTCTGGAAGGGATAGAAAACCCGAAGAAGTAGCATTCACGGAAGATTGTGAACTTAAAAGTTTGGCTTTCCGAGCAGaaag GTGTTTCTTTTTGGGAAGATCATACAGCTTGGCTGGTAAGAGGGTAGAAGCATATGCATTGTACTGCCATGCCCGCTCTCTTGCCGAGACTGCCCTACAGAAATTCCAAGCTGTGAATAATGGTGATCAG ATGATCATCGAAGAGTTGAAGATATTGTATGATGAATGCAGATCTAACAGTTGTATAGAGCATGCCACCGGGATCATGGAGGAGCTGAAGGCTCCTGAGAATCTTTCAAAAAAGATATCCAGTATCAATTTAACTGGCGTTGATAAGAAG GTGGAGAAATTCCTCCTTGAGAAACTCGATGTCTATGAGTCTGCAGTTGGTGAATCCAATGTGAAAAGTGCTCCGCGGATTGAAGCTTTCCCTCCTTCGTTTCAATCAATAACTCGCAATCCCATTGTTCTGGACCTTGCCTATAACCACATTGATTTCCCATCTCTTCAACATAGGATGAGGAAAGACAAAAGTGGCTTCCTTAGTAGGTTTTGGGGATGA